A single genomic interval of Candidatus Dormiibacterota bacterium harbors:
- a CDS encoding serine hydrolase, whose translation MSFIATALLVLASTLAPVAALPPELNHELVQASAGLEEKALPSPTTATTPVPVKSGTEPLQLGAASVYAIDVQTGQALFGKQPNDKRAIASVTKMATALAIIKRHDLKKTVTIPPLPAYKPEDHIIGLKPGQQFTMGDLLAALLVASANDAADALAIIDSGSQEAFADTMNTVPKQWGVEGTNFNNPSGLVDEGNYATAKSLAQMGGLLIQNQTARSLVGTRQQAIYAASGQRYDLATTDQLLAGGKFKGIKTGYTPAAGQCFVGLTETRGHEVITVVLGSTDRFGETAKLAGWIERNYTWQ comes from the coding sequence ATGAGTTTTATTGCAACAGCTTTATTAGTTTTAGCTAGCACGCTAGCGCCAGTAGCCGCCTTGCCACCGGAGCTTAATCATGAGCTAGTCCAGGCCAGCGCCGGCCTGGAGGAAAAAGCCCTGCCGAGCCCAACCACTGCCACCACACCTGTGCCGGTTAAGTCGGGCACGGAGCCGCTGCAGCTTGGGGCCGCCAGTGTGTACGCTATAGACGTGCAGACCGGGCAGGCCTTATTTGGCAAGCAGCCTAACGACAAACGTGCGATCGCCTCGGTAACTAAGATGGCCACCGCTCTGGCTATTATTAAACGTCACGATCTAAAAAAGACCGTAACTATTCCGCCGCTGCCGGCCTACAAGCCAGAGGATCACATTATTGGTCTAAAGCCAGGGCAGCAGTTCACCATGGGCGATCTGCTAGCGGCCCTGCTGGTAGCCTCAGCCAATGACGCAGCCGACGCGCTGGCCATTATAGACAGCGGATCGCAGGAGGCTTTTGCCGATACCATGAATACCGTACCCAAGCAGTGGGGAGTAGAGGGCACCAACTTTAATAACCCTTCCGGACTGGTAGATGAGGGCAACTATGCCACTGCTAAATCGCTGGCGCAGATGGGCGGGCTTTTAATTCAAAACCAGACTGCCCGCAGCTTAGTAGGCACCCGCCAGCAAGCCATCTACGCTGCAAGTGGCCAGCGCTACGATCTAGCGACCACCGATCAGCTTCTGGCCGGAGGTAAGTTTAAGGGCATTAAGACCGGCTACACGCCGGCTGCCGGGCAGTGCTTTGTCGGTTTAACCGAAACCCGTGGCCATGAGGTAATTACGGTTGTTCTAGGCAGCACCGACCGCTTTGGTGAGACGGCCAAACTGGCCGGGTGGATAGAGAGGAATTACACATGGCAGTAA